In Cryptococcus neoformans var. grubii H99 chromosome 9, complete sequence, a genomic segment contains:
- a CDS encoding tRNA-dihydrouridine synthase 3 yields the protein MTDDPAATPRPETSVNARPTFSGQAPIKAEYLINTTPIVESASASELNNIHPDDAAEGRTDSRDSRDDRDRPDNKRRKPNKQDKKDKKGQNKGRHFPVIREASVRICRAWETTGICDRADKGDCRYAHSWEGYFDVKPNDISYRPDWPLVDETPFVVAGERMVGGEDVVGKTLDLETVCPVLKDLGYCPFGWRCRFLGAHVKHMAAAVDGEEKEKEAGPEKRMGEWQVEHWEQSEVKKGWKQKETNWPEHEVLNALRRSTASFPFSEAYLKKVDPDKPFTLQNKKPTKQQPPKRKNIVLDEEEAANGPTSVPFAGDDEESAMNATENERNEKGRVYGETEAIDVPLRPEEKRRLNWEGGRYLAPLTTVGNLPFRRLCVDYGATITISEMALAQPLVYGAKEEWALVRRHESEKMFGVQVAGGFPNRMVPAAEVIANTIGKGGGVDFVDVNMGCPIDLVFNQGAGSALMDSPGRLGKLLVGMNRALGDIPLTVKFRTGVAHGKPNAHKLIPRFVTEWGAGALTIHGRSRQQRYSKPADWEYIKNCVTALRESVADANLPPVPIFGNGDCFSAASYYEEMERSGVDGVMVARGALIKPWIFTEIKERREWDISAVERLEGIKKFAEFGLSHWGSDTQGVNTTRRFLCEALSFQHRYIPIGLLERLPGKLNERPPAYRGRNELETLLASPFAGDWVKISEMFLGKVDEGFSFVPKHKSNAYGGEEAQG from the exons ATGACAGACGACCCCGCAGCCACACCTCGCCCAGAGACTTCCGTCAACGCAAGGCCAACGTTTTCTGGTCAGGCCCCCATCAAAGCCGA ATATCTAATCAACACCACCCCTATCGTCGAATCCGCCTCTGCCTCAGAGCTCAACAACATTCACCCTGACGACGCCGCCGAAGGTCGTACCGATTCACGTGACTCTCGCGATGATCGCGACAGACCCGATAACAAACGGCGTAAACCCAACAAGCAAGacaaaaaagacaaaaaaggTCAAAACAAGGGTCGACACTTTCCTGTCATCCGGGAAGCCTCTGTCCGTATCTGTCGTGCTTGGGAAACGACTGGTATCTGCGACCGCGCCGATAAAGGCGATTGCCGATACGCTCACAGCTGGGAAGGTTACTTTGACGTGAAGCCGAATGATATCAGTTACCGTCCTGATTGGCCCTTGGTCGATGAGACGCCATTTGTGGTAGCAGGGGAAAGGATGGTGGGCGGGGAGGATGTAGTGGGGAAGACACTTGATCTGGAGACGGTTTGCCCGGTGTTAAAGGATTTGGGGTACTGTCCTTTTGGGTGGCGATGTCGGTTCTTGGGTGCGCACGTTAAGCATATGGCTGCCGCTGTAGAcggggaggagaaagaaaaagaggcgGGCCCTGAGAAGCGAATGGGAGAATGGCAAGTCGAGCACTGGGAACAGAGTgaagtgaagaaggggtGGAAGCAAAAGGAGACAAATTGGCCTGAACATGAAGTCCTCAACGCTCTTCGCCGTAGTACT GCATCATTCCCCTTTTCCGAAGCATATCTCAAAAAAGTCGATCCCGACAAACCCTTTACTCTCCAAAACAAGAAACCCACCAAACAACAGCCACCCAAACGTAAAAACATTGTtcttgacgaagaagaagctgcaaATGGACCTACCTCCGTTCCCTTCGCTGGGGACGATGAGGAGAGCGCTATGAATGCCACAGAAAACGAAAGAAATGAGAAGGGTAGGGTCTATGGTGAAACGGAAGCGATTGATGTGCCTCTCAGGccggaagagaagaggaggttgaatTGGGAAGGTGGACGATATCTCGCTCCTCTGACCACGGTCGGCAATCTC CCATTCCGCCGCCTCTGCGTTGACTATGGCGCGaccatcaccatctccgAAATGGCTCTTGCCCAACCCCTCGTCTACGGcgccaaagaagaatgggcTCTCGTTCGTCGACACGAGAGTGAAAAGATGTTTGGTGTTCAAGTCGCCGGCGGGTTCCCGAACCGGATGGTACCCGCTGCGGAGGTTATTGCGAATACCATAGGGAAGGGCGGTGGGGTGGATTTTGTGGATGTTAATATGGGTTGTCCGATTGATTTGGTCTTCAACCAAGGTGCGGGTAGCGCCC TTATGGACTCTCCTGGACGGTTGGGTAAGCTGTTGGTAGGCATGAACAGAGCCCTTGGCGATA TTCCTTTGACTGTCAAATTC AGAACTGGTGTTGCGCATGGAAAACCAAATGCTCACAAGTTGATTCCTCGTTTCGTCACTGAGTGGGGAGCGGGCGCTTTGACT ATTCACGGTCGATCTCGCCAACAACGCTATTCCAAACCTGCCGACTGGGAATACATCAAAAACTGCGTCACCGCCCTCCGCGAGTCCGTTGCTGACGCCAACCTTCCCCCTGTTCCCATCTTTGGAAACGGTGATTGTTTTTCTGCCGCATCCTATTatgaggaaatggagaggagTGGCGTGGATGGAGTGATGGTCGCGAGAGGAGCGTTGATCAAACCATGGATCTTTACGGAGAtcaaggagaggagagagtggGATATTTCCGCGGTGGAGAGGTTGGAAGGTATAAAAAAG TTCGCCGAATTCGGTCTCTCCCATTGGGGTTCCGACACCCAAGGTGTTAATACCACCCGTCGATTCCTATGCGAAgccctctccttccaacATCGGTACATCCCCATCGGCCTCCTCGAACGCCTCCCGGGCAAACTCAATGAACGACCCCCAGCGTACAGGGGTAGGAACGAGCTGGAGACGCTTTTGGCAAGTCCGTTTGCCGGTGATTGGGTGAAGATTTCAGAGATGTTTTTGGGCAAGGTGGATGAAGGGTTTTCGTTTGTGCCGAAACATAAGAGTAATGCGTAtggaggggaggaggcgcAGGGCTAA
- a CDS encoding protein transporter SEC61 subunit alpha, giving the protein MGFRFLELVRPFMSILPEVTAPEKKVIFNHKIAWTAVTLLIFLVCSQVPLYGIMSSDSSDPLYWLRAILASNRGTLMELGITPIVTSGMIMQLLAGAQLIDVDFSLKDDRALFGAAQKLFAMVIALGQGTVYVLTGLYGSPSSLGAGVCLLLILQLVSASLIVILLDELLTKGYGLGSGISLFIATNICESIVWKAFSPNTVNTGRGPEFEGAIIALFHLLFTWNDKTRALKEAFYRDRLPNIMNLLATVAVFAAVIYLQGFRIEIPIKSSKMRGQRGTYPVKLFYTSNMPIMLQSALTSNVFLVSQMLASRFPENLLVRLLGVWEPMENNPTQLGAVSGIAYYMSAPHSLTSALKDPFHTVIYIAFIVTACALFSKTWIEVSGSGPRDVAKQLKDQNMTLAGHRDASIYKELKRIIPTAAAFGGATLGLLSVVADMMGALGSGTGILMATTIIYGYFELGIKENSGIDATGLGDLLF; this is encoded by the exons ATGGGCT TCCGTTTCCTTGAGCTCGTCCGACCCTTCATGAGCATCCTCCCAGAGGTCACTGCTCCGGAAAAGAAG GTCATTTTCAACCACAAGATCGCCTGGACAGCCGTCACCCTCCTGATCTTCCTCGTCTGTTCACAAGTTCCGCTCTACGGCATCATGTCCTCCGACTCCTCCGACCCTCTTTACTGGCTTCGTGCTATCCTCGCTTCCAACAGGGGTACCTTGATGGAGCTCGGTATCACTCCTATCGTTACTTCTGGCATGATCATGCAGCTCCTCGCGGGTGCTCAGTTGATTGATGTCGACTTTAGCCTCAAGGACGACCGTGCCTTGTTCGGTGCTGCCCAAAAGT TGTTTGCCATGGTTATCGCCCTTGGTCAGGGTACCGTTTATGTACTGACAGGTCTTTACGgttccccctcctctctcgGCGCAGGTGTCTgtcttctccttatccttcAGCTCGTTTCTGCCTctctcatcgtcatcctcctcgatgAACTCCTCACCAAGGGCTACGGTCTTGGTTCCGGTATCTCTCTTTTCATCGCCACCAACATTTGCGAGTCTATTGTTTGGAAAGCCTTTTCTCCCAACACTGTCAACACTGGTCGTGGACCCGAATTCGAAGGTGCCATCAtcgccctcttccatctcttgtTCACTTGGAACGACAAGACTCGCGCCCTCAAGGAAGCCTTCTACCGCGACCGTCTTCCGAACATTATGAACCTCCTCGCGACCGTTGCTGTCTTTGCAGCCGTGATTTACCTCCAAGGTTTCCGAATCGAGATCCCCATCAAGAGCTCCAAGATGAGAGGCCAGAGGGGCACTTATCCCGTCAAGCTTTTCTACACTTCCAACATGCCTATCATGCTCCAGAGCGCTTTAACCAGTAACGTCTTCCTCGTTAGTCAGATGCTTGCCAGTCGATTCCCTGAGAACTTGCTCGTCCGTCTTTTGGGCGTTTGGGAG CCCATGGAGAACAACCCTACTCAACTGGGCGCCGTCTCCGGTATCGCCTACTACATGTCCGCCCCTCACTCACTCACCTCTGCCCTTAAGGACCCCTTCCACACCGTCATCTACATCGCCTTCATCGTCACCGCGTGTGCTCTCTTCTCTAAGACCTGGATTGAAGTCTCCGGCTCCGGTCCTCGAGATGTGGCCAAGCAGTTGAAGGACCAGAATATGACTCTTGCGGGGCACAGGGATGCGTCTATTTACAAGGAATTGAAGAGGATCATCCCAACTGCTGCGGCGTTTGGAGGTGCGACACTTGGCTTGCTGAGTGTGGTGGCGGATATGATGGGTGCTTTGGGAAGTGGAACTGGTATTTTGATGGCCACTACTATTATCTACGGAT ACTTTGAGTTGGGTATCAAGGAGAACTCTGGTATCGATGCCACTGGTCTCGGTGACCTTC TCTTCTAA